The Elaeis guineensis isolate ETL-2024a chromosome 12, EG11, whole genome shotgun sequence sequence GTCCATGGAGGTACTGCCACAGAACAAGAGTAGATGCTGAACATGAAGAAGAGCCGCTCGCCGAGGAGTGCGCCCAATAGCGACTAGGACGAGTTCCCGGACTAGAAGTCCGATGGCAGTGATGAACAGCAGCAGGAatgcaaaatcaaaaaattatataatagtaAAAATGATAGAGAAAATGGTAGATAGAAGGAGAGGTCTCATATTAGATTGGATTGAAAAAAATGAAATCACATCATCCTCTCAACAAGACTTTCACAGTTGGGATTAAGGATTGGAgagcaaaaaaatttagaaaaatatttaataaatttttttttctaatcacTATGATGAGAAAAAGAGACTTTTTCCGTGGAGATGATGCCCAACTACCCACCCatatcacacacaaaaaaaaattacggcaaaaaaattagattttctcttcCAAAAAAACTCTTGATTACGAAGATATTTTGGTTAACATATTTTAATGTAAGATCATCGTGATGAAGTAATGTTGGATATTCATCTTCAAAAAAGAATTTTCTATCACCACATTATACAGTGATTTAAGGAGTAAAGATGATTTAAAATCACTGCCAGTATAGTATAACTAAACACATTTACCTTATTACCTTTATCCATATTATTCTTGATCTTAAATGAATCATCTCATACCAAATACTTACGGTGATTTTGGAGTGGCTGGTTTTAATTCTATCGGTCTGTGTTATTTGTTTGATTTCTCCTCTGAATTCTAAATTCTTGTAATGTTGGATTcttttcattaaaattttattttttttaatattttaacggTGTTTGTTCTGGTTCATTGTATCAATGAATTCTGGTTGGGTTTTGTCCATcagttttcatgaaaaaaaaaagttttatccctgtagggtggatgtctggccaggacactacctcTCAGAATTTTTTCGATACAgaacgatgcagcaggaagaaaaaaaaatataataaaaaataattaaatacatGGATCAGTCAAAAAAGAGCTCGTCTTTATGgaatatgcaaacttcactataaaaaaaaaagagatctcaTCCTGAAcgttcgtacacccaatttctccctcatagaaagttctctctcacaaaagctctctctctaggaagatcctCTTGAACTTCTAAAGCGACTGCTGTCCGCTGTCCAAAAGTCCTGCTCCTTCTCCTCACGATACAGCATCTGCTCTCTCTCTGATTCGGGTTTTCTGTTTCCGCTGAAGAAAACAGCGCCGCCACAACATGTTCTGTTCCTTAATCAGCCTTTTAAAAGGcttaaaaaatcaattagaataggattagaaatcattagAGCACTCAAACAAACACCTGAACCATTAGATCTCGACCGCAAGCatccagaccatccgatcacacGTCGGTCCACGAAACAGTGCTAGACCGTAAGAAACGACCCAGAAATACTATGCGGTCCACGGTGAACCATGAGAAATCGAGGAGAAACGGCTCCTCGGTCCACAGACCAGGCTATGCACCGCtcaatccatggtggaccggactATGgctcctctatatatatatatatatatatatatatatatatatatatatatattccgcaTGCTATTTTCTAGGCATTGGGAACCTGTTGTTGTTGCCTAATTTGATATTTACTTTTATTTGTGTGGCATCTGGATCTGTGGCGTCTTAATTTAGTTATAATTTTGAAACCAAAACGGTTATATGGATAGAGAATTGTTGTCcacctaaaaaagaaaaaatcagttATGAATATGCTGTGGTGCTTGTTCAATCACTTTGGTTTTGGTGATGATAAACATTGATTGACTTCAATTATATCTAAATTTGCAAGCAGAATTCAAGAGCAGCAGCTTTGAGCATGTCAAGGCTCCGATGCCCTCTCCGAGGCTTTGATTTGAAGGCATTGTCGCTTCTCTTTGTGGGTGTTCCgattctcatcttcatcatctaTTTACATGGCCAGAAGATCTCTTACTTTCTGAGGCCCCTTTGGGAATCTGCCCCCAAACCCTTCAATACCATTCCACACTTCCACCATGACAATGTCTCTATGGAGAACCTTTGCAAGTTCCATGGATGGGGAGTTCGGGAAATGCCAAGGCGTGTCTTCGATGCGGTGCTGTTCAACAATGAACTCGATATCCTCGAAATCCGATGGCATGAGTTGAGTCCGTATGTTTCAGAGTTCGTTCTCCTCGAATCCAATTCCACATTCACCGGcttgaagaagcccttctttttTGCAGAGAACCGGCACCGCTTCGAGTTTGCCGAGTCCAGGCTGACATATGGGACGGTTGGAGGGAGATTTGTGAAGGGAGAGAACCCTTTCGTTGAGGAGTCTTACCAGCGTGTGGCATTGGATCAGCTTATCAGGATAGCGGGCATCACCGACGACGACCTATTGatcatgtctgatgttgatgagaTCCCAAGCGGCCACACGATCAACCTTGTCAGGTGGTGTGATGACATTCCTGAGAAACTCCATCTCCAGCTTCGGAACTATCTGTACTCATTCGAGTTCTTCCTCGATGACAAGAGCTGGAGAGCTTCGGTTCACAGGTATCGAGCTGGGAAGACGAGATACGCTCATTTCCGCCAGTCTGATGAGCTCTTGGCCGATTCAGGGTGGCACTGCAGCTTTTGTTTCCGCCACATCAGCGAGTTTATATTCAAAATGAAAGCATACAGCCATGTGGATCGTGTCAGATTCTCTTATTATCTAAATCCATCAAGGATTCAGGATGTGATATGCCGAGGAGCAGACCTATTCGATCTGCTTCCGGAGGAGTACACGTTCCAGAGAATCATCGCCAAGTTGGGACCCATACCAAGGTCACATTCTGCTGTCCATCTTCCAGGACACCTACTTCAGAATGTTGACCAGTATAGATATCTCCTGCCAGGGAACTGTAAGCGTGAGAGCGGCTAATTAAGTTTTGTTAGCGGCACATCATATAAAGATTGCTTGCAAATGCTACACTTCAAAATTTGATCTGCGGCTTTATATCGGGGATGAGTATCCAACTTGGTTGGATAATTCTGCTGTGCAAAAGGGCAAGAATGGGTGAGCGCTGTGTTAATATGTCTGAAGGTTTAATTGTATCAACATATGCTTCCCTGGGGGCTATTTATTTGCAAAAGGAGTTCAGTGGATTGTAACTACATCAGAGATTATTCAtctcttcttcccttcttctcGGTATGTGATATCACACGTTGTAGAATTTATTTGAGTGAAGTTTTCGAACCCTTACGTtttgggaattttttttttttttttttcctagaaCTAATTTATTCATGTATTCTTCGTCCGACCTGCCTTGATGTGTTCGATTGACTTTGAGATTGTACCACGTGATTTATTTAAGCTCTCCATATGGTGACAGGCCTGATTAAACGGTGGATACACTTTTTAGCAGTCCagttatgataaaattatatttgataGCTGATAATTTATCTAGATTGCTGATAATTTAGTATGATAATCTagattactgtatttggtatatttttttaataataatttagatTGCTTTGACAATCCAAATTGTCTCATCGGAGACAATCTGGATTACCTTAAGGATATGTGGCTATCCAAATTACCACTTCTTTGGTaatgttgcaataaaaattttgaataaaattatttctcaaaaaaatcacataaaattcaTTGTCCATCCCTCGCCTTCCCCCCAACCCCTCTCCATATGTGCCTCTGGTCCATGGCTCCTTCATCCTTATCTCCCACCATCCTTTCGTGGCTCCTCAACACTCATCTCCACCACCTCCATGGCTCTATACGCATCTACCCCCTCCAGTACCCGTGATTTTTTACACCCCTTAGCTTGCCACTTCTCCGCACTACCATCATATCCATATCACTCCTGTTACTTCTtatcaagaaaaaagaagagtatCAGGACAAAATTATTGGAggtattttagaaatttgatttcatattatcgataatctgattatcatatcaaatatgtcaatcaagattttcaataattttacggTAATATTATCTATGTGTACCTAACACAGTAATTAATATTACTGACAAGTTAATAGTGACAATCTATCCTGAAGACAATTCATATTATCTTTCAAGATTGTCTGACGATACACCAAATACAACCTAAGTATTGTGATTACCATCATTGCAATTAAAACAATGGTTATTGCCCATGCATATCTGGGTGAAAGAAATTAATGATCCATTGGGAATCTATGTTGGAGAGTCCCTGTGACTTCAATGACTTTTAGCATTTCATGCAACTTTATGGAGAATTTGCATGTAAAATATATAGGACTTAAATAATTGATGCTTACATATATGTGCAAGGGTCAGAAAGCACATCAAGATACACCACAAGGAAATTGTCTTATTATCTTAATACCATTCTATTAAACCTTTTTCCCTGTAGAATTACATCTTTGTCATTTGCAATAGAATTTTATTTACAATGAGTCATCGAATAGAGGAGTGGTTGCCTCGCTTCTTTGTGGAAAATATTTAGTGATGACTCACTTTTTTCCGACTAGCGGTCACTTTGTTGACATAATCGTTTCAGGCATCTCAAGAGCCCACGGGCTTGTGCTGCCTGTAGTCAGAATTTGGGTTGAATAAATTGCATTATCTTTCCTCCTTGGTTTCCCTGATATTTATCACTTTGATGAGGCTTTCAAAGGCTGCATTGAAGGGCATTATCTGGCACCCCATGCACGATAAATCCATAAATAAGTTTTGTTTGGGGGTTGATGCTACAAGGCATCGAAGACAAGATCGGTAATGAATCGAGTTGGAGAGATGAGACTGAGTCGATCTGGACTATAAGtaaaacctgcaaaagaagttttaAAATCATAGAGTTTCCTCGATttaggatccttcgatgcttaagttagtcgaaATCTTGAGAATAGATGATGGAAATGGAGAAGTAGAAAACAACAATTGAAATttgataatagaaaaaaatagagagagctcTGATTTCTTACTAAAAAATTTAGTAGAATTTTATCTATGTGAATTTAAACCTATCTTTCGGAGAGCACTATGTCTCTCTTTATCTAGAGGAAGCTCGCTTAGGTCTTAAAGAATATTTGTTAGATCGTTAGAAATCTATTAGATTATTAAGCCATTAGAGATCTATTAGGCCGTTGAGTTGTTAAGTTATTATAACAGAATGACCAGCTATATAGAGATCATGAGGCGGCTACCCAAGTGGCGATGTGCTAAAATATAGCTGGAAGATAATTACTGATGAACTGGATAACAACTGCTGGATAACCGCTTATACTTCTGGTGGCACGTCGATAACAAACTAATGTGGAATAGTCGATATCGATAACTATCTGATCTTGGGTGTCATGCCTTTATTGTTAATAATCATGTCGGATGATAACCGAAACAAAGAGCAGTAGATCGAATATAAATCGAGATGAGTATCCCGCTTATTAGTAGTTCTGGATTAAGCCAACTTAACATATAGCACTGAAAATGCAGATCGATCGTAGGCCGATATAACCTTAGAGTGCCAATAACTCAATAATCTGCTGACAAGTGTCCAGATGATAATGAgatcaaataatatatattaagagaaataattttgaaaataaatttttaaaaaataacatttaaaaaaaatcccTAAAGATCAAGGAAATAATCTAGCCTGCAGTggttcttttttttcattttcaaagAACCATAATGGATAAAAGTCGGTGGGGAATTAGTGCATGTTGTATATCAGGTTCATGCTACTTGGAcgtttatctattttttcttgcAGCTTGGCACATTTCATTGAGTATCGTTCGGCATCCCACatattcaataaagaagtggggcGATTACAAACGAAATCCAGACCTGGCGGATGAAGATGAGAAGCTCTACCAACTCAATCTGTATTTTTATTAGTATTTGATTGAATGACAGGATTCAAAATCTCACATAAATTGTAAGTCAGGACCAATATGTCTATCTAAATGAGGTTGGATGAAATTTGTTTTTATAATATCTAGAGAATCATTGTAGTAGGCTAGTCCGACTCCCATGAGAACAAAAGAGGATATCAATTCTCATGATTCTTTGAGTATTTATAAAGAtaaataagattagattttattttggtGGTTAAGAAATTTTTTATACATCGCACGTGGTGTAAAATTGTATGTACCATCTGTTGGGGGatgcccaccgaccgaccgaccgaccgaccgacggtcggagggcccgaccgactggcggcccgaccgaccgaccgaccgtcggtggcccgaccgaccgactgacggcccaacCGCCTCCGACGggcgactccgactggccgatagaccgaccgatagtcggtcggggcgaccgactgacggatgccatcagcggttaACTACCGGCCATTCTACGGCCCATCGCCGgccgggggtatgtcgggcgtaaccatcccgaccgactgaacccgggggtctgatggccgacttacatgatgctagccgaccaatggaggggcccgacaccactcagctggctaccgactttgggtcggtcggctcctccaaccaccgtacagccgtcagacattgtcagctctgacacggacatgcggcgcagttacctagggacatggtcccgtcgagagccgggtcaaccttggtgattggacggccacacgacgacatgacgtttttacgacggctctgacagtccacagtgagttgacagttcctcacttgtccgcgccattaatgacggcgccatacctagctccactatatataccggggaaggcaacagtgcaaaggatcgatccgcccgtctctcccacttacgcaggctcgctcctccccctctctctctctctctctttctcagagctctctgtctgcatttcactgttgcccagtcacctctctgacttgaccgtcggagggtccccgtcggagccgcctccggtcagtgcggacttccttttgcaggtgcacgcttcccggcgatcgggcgacgaggcgattggccgcaacagattggcgcgccaggaaggggggtcagcatgacaaagacaagagctcaacgatcgagagtcactgggtcggcgaggcgctcttcccgccgggaagaggcctccccgcccccaccgacggcggagcctagctctccacgccctgcagtgaccacggaggcccagattgcggccatcgtacggcagatgaccgtactgaccgacgcagtcaaaagtctccagcagcaaccggcggcccgacctatgccttccaggagcagccgccgacgaccgcgtcgatccctgtcgcctccatgcgagcgctcccaacagcgctcccacggagaggaggagggacgaccacggcgcgacgaccgacggtcccagcggccctctccctccccgttggaacgggcaaggaaggagaagcagccgtgcacaccgtcggcctccttttcagaatcttccggaggctccacccctggggtgtCCCAGCATctacgagcggacgactacgagcgacggttcgaggaaatcgaccgccgactcgcccaattgcagacggacggccagaagtcttcgaacgacgtcgacttccagaccgcccaaccactcccccgactggtcctcgacgagccgattcccaatcgattcaagatgccgcacgtggagccatacgacggttccaccgacccagtcgaccacctcgagagctataaagctctcatgacgattcaaggggcaaccgacgctcttttctgcatcggcttccccgccacgctccgcaaggctgccagggcttggtactccggtcttcgatcgggcagtatccattcctttgcgcagctcgagcactcattcgtggcccatttc is a genomic window containing:
- the LOC105055421 gene encoding uncharacterized protein; amino-acid sequence: MSRLRCPLRGFDLKALSLLFVGVPILIFIIYLHGQKISYFLRPLWESAPKPFNTIPHFHHDNVSMENLCKFHGWGVREMPRRVFDAVLFNNELDILEIRWHELSPYVSEFVLLESNSTFTGLKKPFFFAENRHRFEFAESRLTYGTVGGRFVKGENPFVEESYQRVALDQLIRIAGITDDDLLIMSDVDEIPSGHTINLVRWCDDIPEKLHLQLRNYLYSFEFFLDDKSWRASVHRYRAGKTRYAHFRQSDELLADSGWHCSFCFRHISEFIFKMKAYSHVDRVRFSYYLNPSRIQDVICRGADLFDLLPEEYTFQRIIAKLGPIPRSHSAVHLPGHLLQNVDQYRYLLPGNCKRESG